A region of the Bacillus thermozeamaize genome:
CTCCCCCTCGCTCAACGCCAGCACAGACGGCCCGGCTCCACTGAGCGCACAGCCCAACGCGCCATATTCCTGCCCGCGTTCCAGGATCTCCTGCATCCCCGGCACCAGCGCAGCCCGGTATGGCTGATGCAGGCGGTCGCGCATCGCGTGGCGGAGCATCTGAAGCTTTCCGCTCGCCAAAGCGGCGACGAGAAAACCGGTGTGGCTGAGATTGAACACCGCGTCCTCCTTGCTGTAATGCATGGGCAGCGCTCCCCTCGCCCGTTCCGTGGGAAGGGGATAGGAGGGGACGGCCAGCGTCACATGGAGAGAGGCAGGCGGCATCAACTTTTGGCAATAGGCCCTTTGACCGTCCCAGATGGTCACGACCAGTCCGCCATACAGGGAGGCGCCGACGTTATCCGGATGTCCCTCCAGGCGCGTGGCAATTTGGAACAGTTCATCCGTTGAAAAAGGTTTTTCCTGATCCGCCAGCAGCACGTTGCCCGCCAGCAGACCGCCGATGATGGCTGCCGCGCTGCTGCCCAATCCCCTCGTCAAAGGGATCTGGCTTTCCATGACCAGCTCAACAGGAGGCGGCTCGAGGTTTCGCAGTGCAAAAAGGTGTCCAATCATTTGCACCACCAGGTTATCCTCGTTCTCCGGCAGCCCCTGAAGGACTGGTCCTTGCAACACCACTTTCGTCCGCACGCTGCGGCGAACCTGGATGGTGGTGAACAATGGCAGGGCCATCCCCAGGGAATCAAAGCCCGGACCCAGATTGGCCGTGCTGGCCGGCACGCGA
Encoded here:
- a CDS encoding homoserine kinase; protein product: MWVRIRVPASTANLGPGFDSLGMALPLFTTIQVRRSVRTKVVLQGPVLQGLPENEDNLVVQMIGHLFALRNLEPPPVELVMESQIPLTRGLGSSAAAIIGGLLAGNVLLADQEKPFSTDELFQIATRLEGHPDNVGASLYGGLVVTIWDGQRAYCQKLMPPASLHVTLAVPSYPLPTERARGALPMHYSKEDAVFNLSHTGFLVAALASGKLQMLRHAMRDRLHQPYRAALVPGMQEILERGQEYGALGCALSGAGPSVLALSEGEQPELARFMRQVFLEKGIEAQVYSFRPWSDGAEVEREEVLEGSSR